In one Melopsittacus undulatus isolate bMelUnd1 chromosome 4, bMelUnd1.mat.Z, whole genome shotgun sequence genomic region, the following are encoded:
- the NT5C2 gene encoding cytosolic purine 5'-nucleotidase isoform X2, producing MRVFVNRSLAMEKIKCFGFDMDYTLAVYKSPEYESLGFDLTVERLVSIGYPHELLNFVYDPAFPTRGLVFDTHYGNLLKVDAYGNLLVCAHGFNFLRGPETRDQYPNKFIQRDDTDRFYILNTLFNLPETYLLACLVDFFTNCDRYTSCETGFKDGDLFMSFRSMFQDVRDAVDWVHYKGSLKEKTLENLEKYVVKDGKLPLLLSRMNEVGKVFLVTNSDYKYTDKIMTYLFDFPHGPKPGSAHRPWQSYFDLILVDARKPLFFGEGTVLRQVDTVTGKLKIGTYTGPLQHGIVYSGGSSDTVCDLLGAKGKDILYIGDHIFGDILKSKKRQGWRTFLVIPELAQELHVWTDKSALFEELQSLDIFLAELYKHLDSSSNERPDISSIQRRIKKVTHDMDMCYGMMGSLFRSGSRQTLFASQVMRYADLYAASFINLLYYPFSYLFRAAHVLMPHESTVEHTHVDINEKESPMATRNRTSVDFKDSDYKRHQLTRSISEIKPPNLFPQAPQEITHCHDEDDDEEEEEEEEEEEEEEE from the exons ATGAG GGTCTTTGTAAACAGAAGTTTAGCCATGGAAAAGATAaagtgctttggttttgatatGGATTATACACTTGCTG TGTATAAATCCCCTGAATACGAATCTCTTGGATTTGACCTGACCGTAGAAAGATTAGTTTCCATTGGATACCCTCATGAGCTGCTCAATTTTGTGTATGATCCTGCATTCCCTACCAG AGGCCTTGTGTTTGATACCCACTATGGAAACCTGTTGAAAGTTGATGCCTATGGGAACCTCCTAGTGTGTGCACATGGCTTTAATTTCCTCAGAGG GCCTGAAACACGGGATCAATATCCAAATAAATTTATCCAGAGGGATGACACAGATAGATTTTACATTCTGAACACGTTATTCAACCTACCAG agaCCTACCTATTGGCTTGCCTAGTGGATTTCTTTACCAACTGTGATCGGTACACTAG CTGTGAAACAGGGTTTAAAGATGGAGACCTCTTCATGTCCTTCAGGAGTATGTTCCAGGATGTCAGAGATGCTGTTGACTGGGTTCATTACAAG GGATCACTTAAGGAAAAGACCCTCGAGAATCTGGAAAAGTATGTGGTGAAAGAT GGgaagctgccactgctgctcagCCGCATGAATGAAGTTGGGAAGGTGTTTCTTGTCACAAACAGTGACTATAAATACACAGAC aaaaTTATGACTTACTTGTTTGACTTTCCACATGGACCAAAG CCTGGGAGTGCCCATCGGCCATGGCAGTCCTACTTTGACCTGATCCTGGTGGATGCACGAAAACCCCTCTTCTTTGGGGAAGGCACTGTGTTGAGGCAGGTGGACACG GTGACTGGGAAGCTGAAGATTGGTACCTACACTGGCCCACTGCAGCACGGCATTGTGTACTCAGGAG GCTCTTCAGACACAGTCTGTGACTTGCTGGGGGCCAAAGGGAAGGATATCTTGTACATTGGAGACCATATCTTTGGAGACATCCTCAAATCCAAGAAGCGCCAGGGCTGGAGGACCTTCCTGGTGATCCCTGAGCTGGCACAGGAGCTGCACGTCTGGACAGACAAAAGTG CCCTTTTTGAAGAGCTGCAGAGTCTGGACATCTTCTTGGCCGAGTTGTACAA GCATCTGGACAGTAGCAGCAATGAACGCCCTGACATCAGCTCCATCCAGAGACGCATTAAG AAAGTGACCCACGACATGGACATGTGCTATGGGATGATGGGGAGCCTCTTCCGCAGCGGCTCTCGGCAGACCCTGTTTGCCAGCCAGGTGATGCGCTACGCTGATCTCTATGCAGCCTCCTTCATCAACCTCCTCTACTACCCCTTCAGCTACCTCTTCAGAGCCGCCCATGTCCTG ATGCCACACGAGTCCACGGTGGAGCACACGCACGTCGACATCAATGAGAAGGAGTCGCCGATGGCCACGCGCAATCGCACCTCCGTGGATTTTAAAGATTCTGACTACAAGCGGCACCAACTGACCCGCTCCATCAGCGAGATCAAACCGCCCAACCTCTTCCCGCAGGCACCTCAGGAAATCACACATTGCCATGACGAGGATGAcgatgaggaagaggaagaggaggaagaagaggaggaagaggaagaagaataa
- the NT5C2 gene encoding cytosolic purine 5'-nucleotidase isoform X1, translating to MTTSWSDRLQNAADLPANMDGHALKKYRREAYHRVFVNRSLAMEKIKCFGFDMDYTLAVYKSPEYESLGFDLTVERLVSIGYPHELLNFVYDPAFPTRGLVFDTHYGNLLKVDAYGNLLVCAHGFNFLRGPETRDQYPNKFIQRDDTDRFYILNTLFNLPETYLLACLVDFFTNCDRYTSCETGFKDGDLFMSFRSMFQDVRDAVDWVHYKGSLKEKTLENLEKYVVKDGKLPLLLSRMNEVGKVFLVTNSDYKYTDKIMTYLFDFPHGPKPGSAHRPWQSYFDLILVDARKPLFFGEGTVLRQVDTVTGKLKIGTYTGPLQHGIVYSGGSSDTVCDLLGAKGKDILYIGDHIFGDILKSKKRQGWRTFLVIPELAQELHVWTDKSALFEELQSLDIFLAELYKHLDSSSNERPDISSIQRRIKKVTHDMDMCYGMMGSLFRSGSRQTLFASQVMRYADLYAASFINLLYYPFSYLFRAAHVLMPHESTVEHTHVDINEKESPMATRNRTSVDFKDSDYKRHQLTRSISEIKPPNLFPQAPQEITHCHDEDDDEEEEEEEEEEEEEEE from the exons GGTCTTTGTAAACAGAAGTTTAGCCATGGAAAAGATAaagtgctttggttttgatatGGATTATACACTTGCTG TGTATAAATCCCCTGAATACGAATCTCTTGGATTTGACCTGACCGTAGAAAGATTAGTTTCCATTGGATACCCTCATGAGCTGCTCAATTTTGTGTATGATCCTGCATTCCCTACCAG AGGCCTTGTGTTTGATACCCACTATGGAAACCTGTTGAAAGTTGATGCCTATGGGAACCTCCTAGTGTGTGCACATGGCTTTAATTTCCTCAGAGG GCCTGAAACACGGGATCAATATCCAAATAAATTTATCCAGAGGGATGACACAGATAGATTTTACATTCTGAACACGTTATTCAACCTACCAG agaCCTACCTATTGGCTTGCCTAGTGGATTTCTTTACCAACTGTGATCGGTACACTAG CTGTGAAACAGGGTTTAAAGATGGAGACCTCTTCATGTCCTTCAGGAGTATGTTCCAGGATGTCAGAGATGCTGTTGACTGGGTTCATTACAAG GGATCACTTAAGGAAAAGACCCTCGAGAATCTGGAAAAGTATGTGGTGAAAGAT GGgaagctgccactgctgctcagCCGCATGAATGAAGTTGGGAAGGTGTTTCTTGTCACAAACAGTGACTATAAATACACAGAC aaaaTTATGACTTACTTGTTTGACTTTCCACATGGACCAAAG CCTGGGAGTGCCCATCGGCCATGGCAGTCCTACTTTGACCTGATCCTGGTGGATGCACGAAAACCCCTCTTCTTTGGGGAAGGCACTGTGTTGAGGCAGGTGGACACG GTGACTGGGAAGCTGAAGATTGGTACCTACACTGGCCCACTGCAGCACGGCATTGTGTACTCAGGAG GCTCTTCAGACACAGTCTGTGACTTGCTGGGGGCCAAAGGGAAGGATATCTTGTACATTGGAGACCATATCTTTGGAGACATCCTCAAATCCAAGAAGCGCCAGGGCTGGAGGACCTTCCTGGTGATCCCTGAGCTGGCACAGGAGCTGCACGTCTGGACAGACAAAAGTG CCCTTTTTGAAGAGCTGCAGAGTCTGGACATCTTCTTGGCCGAGTTGTACAA GCATCTGGACAGTAGCAGCAATGAACGCCCTGACATCAGCTCCATCCAGAGACGCATTAAG AAAGTGACCCACGACATGGACATGTGCTATGGGATGATGGGGAGCCTCTTCCGCAGCGGCTCTCGGCAGACCCTGTTTGCCAGCCAGGTGATGCGCTACGCTGATCTCTATGCAGCCTCCTTCATCAACCTCCTCTACTACCCCTTCAGCTACCTCTTCAGAGCCGCCCATGTCCTG ATGCCACACGAGTCCACGGTGGAGCACACGCACGTCGACATCAATGAGAAGGAGTCGCCGATGGCCACGCGCAATCGCACCTCCGTGGATTTTAAAGATTCTGACTACAAGCGGCACCAACTGACCCGCTCCATCAGCGAGATCAAACCGCCCAACCTCTTCCCGCAGGCACCTCAGGAAATCACACATTGCCATGACGAGGATGAcgatgaggaagaggaagaggaggaagaagaggaggaagaggaagaagaataa